From a single Miscanthus floridulus cultivar M001 chromosome 8, ASM1932011v1, whole genome shotgun sequence genomic region:
- the LOC136476532 gene encoding E3 ubiquitin-protein ligase RGLG4, whose protein sequence is MGGVLSALLHRRSGGRPPAQGQQGTRHRPRGLTRQPSAYDATAAAAGGHRRAMLSKKYSYIPDTFTSLDQVAAALREQGLESSNLILGIDFTKSNEWTGKQSFGGQSLHRISDTTPNPYEQAISIIGKTLAPFDEDNLIPCFGFGDATTHDYNVFSFHPDNSPCHGFEEVLACYRKIVTHLRLSGPTSFAPIVEAAVDIVDSSGGQYHVLVIVADGQVTRSVDTGDGGLSPQEKRTVDSIVMASSYPLSIVLVGVGDGPWDDMRRFDDKLPARDFDNFQFVNFTSIMSRAATAQQKESAFALAALMEVPIQYKATMELGILGRSTGNAKRMSPAPPPLPHAQRQSSLRRGASNVGAAAAPRDDQVCPICLTNAKDLAFGCGHMTCRECGESLTRCPICRQPIRSKLRLYSG, encoded by the exons ATGGGCGGCGTGCTCAGCGCGTTGCTCCACCGGCGGTCTGGGGGAAGGCCGCCGGCGCAGGGGCAGCAGGGCACGAGGCACCGGCCCCGGGGTCTCACCCGGCAGCCGTCGGCCTacgacgccaccgccgccgcagccggcggGCACCGGAGGGCGATGCTGTCCAAGAAGTACTCGTACATACCCGACACCTTCACGTCGCTTGATCAG GTGGCGGCGGCGCTGCGGGAGCAGGGTCTGGAGTCGTCGAACCTGATACTGGGCATAGACTTCACCAAGAGCAACGAGTGGACAGGGAAGCAGTCGTTCGGCGGGCAGAGCCTGCACCGGATCAGCGACACGACGCCCAACCCCTACGAGCAGGCCATCAGCATCATCGGCAAGACGCTGGCTCCCTTCGACGAGGACAACCTCATCCCCTGCTTCGGCTTCGGCGACG CCACCACCCATGACTACAACGTGTTCAGCTTCCACCCGGACAACTCGCCGTGCCACGGCTTCGAGGAGGTCCTAGCCTGCTACCGCAAGATCGTGACGCACCTCAGGCTTTCGGGGCCGACGTCGTTCGCGCCCATCGTGGAGGCGGCCGTGGACATCGTGGACAGCAGCGGAGGGCAGTACCATGTGCTCGTCATCGTCGCGGACGGGCAGGTGACCAGGAGTGTCGACACCGGTGACGGCGGCCTCAGCCCGCAGGAGAAGAGAACGGTAGACTCCATTGTCATGGCAAGCTCCTACCCGCTGTCCATTGTGCTGGTTGGGGTCGGGGACGGGCCCTGGGACGACATGCGCAGGTTCGACGACAAGCTCCCCGCGCGCGACTTCGACAACTTCCAG TTCGTGAACTTCACCTCCATCATGTCTCGGGCAGCCACCGCGCAGCAGAAGGAGTCGGCGTTCGCGCTCGCCGCGCTCATGGAGGTGCCCATCCAGTACAAGGCCACCATGGAGCTCGGCATCCTGGG GCGATCCACGGGGAACGCCAAGAGAATGTCCCCTGCGCCGCCGCCTCTGCCGCACGCGCAGAGGCAGTCGTCGTTGAGGAGGGGAGCCAGCAATGTTGGCGCCGCCGCAGCGCCAAGAGATGATCAG GTGTGCCCAATATGCCTGACCAATGCCAAGGATCTAGCATTCGGATGTGGCCATATG ACCTGCAGGGAGTGTGGGGAGAGCCTCACCAGATGCCCGATTTGTCGACAGCCGATACGGTCAAAGCTGAGGCTATATTCAGGATGA
- the LOC136476542 gene encoding major pollen allergen Ole e 10-like isoform X1 — MASPNVTFLAIFVALALSVLHTDAVAVAAETLRHRSKTWCVAKPSVDEAALRGNLEFACSESDCGAIQGTGGCARPAGLLSRASVAMNAYYQARGRNSWNCFFNGTGLITITDPSLGTCKYA, encoded by the exons ATGGCATCACCCAACGTCACATTCCTCGCCATCTTCGTCGCCCTCGCACTATCAGTGCTTCACACTGACG CAGTAGCGGTAGCAGCAGAAACCTTGCGCCATAGAAGCAAGACATGGTGCGTCGCCAAGCCGTCGGTGGATGAGGCGGCGCTGCGGGGCAACCTGGAGTTCGCCTGCTCCGAGAGCGACTGCGGCGCCATCCAGGGCACCGGCGGCTgcgcccggccggccggcctcctGTCACGGGCGTCCGTGGCCATGAACGCCTACTACCAGGCCCGGGGCAGGAACTCGTGGAACTGCTTCTTCAACGGCACCGGCCTCATCACCATCACTGACCCCA GTCTTGGCACCTGCAAATATGCTTGA
- the LOC136476542 gene encoding major pollen allergen Ole e 10-like isoform X2 translates to MASPNVTFLAIFVALALSVLHTDVAVAAETLRHRSKTWCVAKPSVDEAALRGNLEFACSESDCGAIQGTGGCARPAGLLSRASVAMNAYYQARGRNSWNCFFNGTGLITITDPSLGTCKYA, encoded by the exons ATGGCATCACCCAACGTCACATTCCTCGCCATCTTCGTCGCCCTCGCACTATCAGTGCTTCACACTGACG TAGCGGTAGCAGCAGAAACCTTGCGCCATAGAAGCAAGACATGGTGCGTCGCCAAGCCGTCGGTGGATGAGGCGGCGCTGCGGGGCAACCTGGAGTTCGCCTGCTCCGAGAGCGACTGCGGCGCCATCCAGGGCACCGGCGGCTgcgcccggccggccggcctcctGTCACGGGCGTCCGTGGCCATGAACGCCTACTACCAGGCCCGGGGCAGGAACTCGTGGAACTGCTTCTTCAACGGCACCGGCCTCATCACCATCACTGACCCCA GTCTTGGCACCTGCAAATATGCTTGA
- the LOC136476534 gene encoding DNA-(apurinic or apyrimidinic site) endonuclease-like, with product MKRFFQPVPKDGSPSKKRHAAAAEPGDGPASAVAGAGGDGEGRPAEEPRKFLTWNANSLLLRMKSDWPAFSQLVARLDPDVICVQEVRMPAAGSKGAPKNPSELKDDTSSSRDEKQVVLRALSTSPFKDYRVWWSLSDSKYAGTAMFIKKKFEPKKVSFNLDRTSSKHENDGRVIIAEFESFLLLNTYAPNNGWKEEENSFQRRRKWDRRMLEFVQHVDKPLIWCGDLNASHEEIDVSHPDFFSSAKLNGYTPPNQEDCGQPGFTPAERRRFGNILFQGKLVDAYRHLHKEKDIDGGFSWSGHPIGKYRGKRMRIDYFLVSEQLKDRIISCEMHGRGIELDGFYGSDHCPVTLELCKAVAEEAPGHPNPSI from the exons ATGAAGCGCTTCTTCCAGCCAGTGCCCAAGGACGGCTCCCCGTCGAAGAAGCGGCACGCGGCCGCCGCCGAACCGGGCGACGGACCCGCCTCAGCCGTCGCTGGCGCTGGCGGGGATGGAGAGGGGAGGCCCGCCGAGGAGCCGCGCAAGTTCCTGACGTGGAACGCCAACAGCCTGCTCCTCCGGATGAAGAGCGACTGGCCCGCTTTCTCGCAGCTCGTCGCCCGTCTCGACCCCGACGTCATCTGCGTCCAG GAAGTGCGGATGCCAGCGGCTGGTTCCAAAGGGGCACCTAAAAACCCCAGTGAACTAaaagatgacacaagctcttcaCGGGATGAAAAGCAG GTTGTTCTGCGTGCTTTGTCAACTTCACCCTTCAAAGACTACCGTGTCTGGTGGTCTCTTTCAGATTCAAAATATGCTGGGACAGCTATGTTTATAAAGAAAAAGTTTGAGCCTAAGAAGGTGTCTTTCAACTTGGATAGAACAT CTTCTAAGCATGAAAACGATGGGCGCGTTATAATTGCGGAATTTGAATCATTCCTCTTACTAAACACTTATGCTCCAAACAATGGATGGAAGGAGGAGGAAAATTCATTTCAAAGAAGACGTAAGTGGGACAGGAGGATGCTGGAATTTGTTCAACATGTGGACAAACCCTTAATCTGGTGCGGGGACTTGAATGCCAG TCATGAAGAAATCGACGTCAGCCATCCTGATTTCTTTAGCAGTGCTAAGCTCAATGGATACACCCCACCCAATCAAGAG GACTGTGGGCAGCCAGGATTCACCCCAGCAGAGAGGCGGCGCTTTGGCAACATATTATTCCA AGGAAAGCTGGTAGACGCTTACAGGCACCTGCACAAAGAAAAGGACATAGACGGTGGCTTCTCTTGGTCCGGTCATCCAATTGGCAA GTACCGAGGAAAGAGAATGAGGATCGACTACTTCCTTGTTTCGGAACAGTTAAAGGACAGAATAATTTCATGCGAAATGCATGGCCGTGGCATTGAATTAGATG GATTTTATGGAAGTGACCATTGCCCTGTTACACTTGAGCTTTGCAAAGCTGTTGCAGAAGAAGCACCAGGACACCCCAATCCATCCATCTAA
- the LOC136476538 gene encoding mediator of RNA polymerase II transcription subunit 21, translating to MDIITQLQDQLDEMAVLAVNTFGTLQRDAPPDRLSSSYPDPLNPNPKPEDDSKPQVQAQPGAPPPPPPPAQAQAQPPAPDLSEQPKAMSHALVLAAKKFDALVAALPLSSEEDQVKRIQELQAENEVVGLELQKQLEAAGRELKQVEVLFNEATDNCINFKRLD from the exons ATGGACATCATCACGCAGCTGCAGGACCAGCTCGACGAGATGGCCGTGCTCGCCGTCAACACCTTCGGCACGCTGCAGCGGGACGCGCCGCCCGACCGCCTCTCCAGCAGCTACCCGGACCCACTCAACCCCAACCCTAAGCCCGAGGACGACTCCAAGCCCCAGGTCCAGGCCCAGCccggcgcgccgccgccgccaccgccgccggcgcaggcgcaggcgcagccACCCGCGCCTGACCTCTCCGAGCAACCTAAGGCCATGAGCCACGCCCTCGTCCTCGCGGCCAAGAAG TTTGATGCACTTGTTGCGGCATTGCCACTATCATCAGAAGAGGATCAAGTGAAAAGAATCCAAGAGCTACAG GCAGAGAATGAAGTCGTGGGATTGGAGCTCCAGAAGCAACTTGAAGCTGCTG GAAGGGAGTTGAAGCAGGTTGAGGTGCTGTTCAATGAAGCAACCGACAATTGTATAAATTTTAAGAGGCTAGATTAA